The following proteins come from a genomic window of Micavibrio aeruginosavorus EPB:
- a CDS encoding M48 family metalloprotease, translating to MNRYGFILFLLFALILSGCMSPDAEAPRGTEAELEKERRTQIEMVFNTNLEEERRILSIAYPIFKANVDICPVFGYATGLYVWNKYNFERKNRSIAKRTFNIGETLQIKHIMPDSPAERAGLQIGDRLVSLNGKDINKGRYAERDYYKDLRSIYRDEKINLVVQRGVNMIPISMVRDKICGYGIKYSQKMEINAFADGYAVYMQRGMYRFIESDEELATVIGHELAHNSMLHIDKFKWNSSIPIIAGIAAELANAFYGTDIDTDSIDTLQGYTRLIYAPSFEREADYVGLYMIARAGFDTSKSANFWRRMSAEHAGESGVDVEFLNSHPSNPDRFISLEKAHKEIMHKKRHSLPLLPKMEEGKTLPLVETPYVRKGGMR from the coding sequence ATGAATCGTTACGGTTTCATTCTTTTCCTTCTATTTGCGCTGATCCTATCCGGTTGTATGTCACCGGATGCGGAAGCACCGCGCGGAACCGAGGCAGAACTGGAAAAAGAACGCCGGACGCAGATTGAAATGGTTTTCAATACCAATCTGGAAGAAGAACGCAGGATCCTGAGCATCGCATATCCGATTTTTAAGGCGAATGTCGATATTTGTCCGGTTTTTGGTTATGCAACAGGCTTGTATGTATGGAATAAATATAATTTCGAGCGGAAAAACCGATCAATTGCCAAACGTACATTTAACATTGGCGAAACGCTCCAGATCAAACACATCATGCCGGACAGCCCCGCAGAGCGCGCTGGATTGCAAATCGGCGACAGGCTGGTCAGCTTGAACGGCAAAGATATAAACAAGGGGCGATATGCTGAGCGTGATTATTACAAGGATTTAAGAAGTATATACCGCGATGAAAAGATCAACTTGGTTGTACAACGCGGCGTGAACATGATCCCCATATCCATGGTGCGCGATAAAATTTGCGGCTATGGAATAAAGTACAGTCAAAAAATGGAAATTAACGCTTTCGCCGATGGCTATGCCGTGTATATGCAGCGCGGAATGTATAGATTTATTGAAAGTGATGAAGAGTTGGCCACCGTAATCGGCCACGAACTCGCCCATAATTCCATGTTGCATATTGACAAATTTAAATGGAATTCAAGCATTCCGATCATTGCCGGAATTGCCGCAGAGTTGGCGAACGCTTTTTATGGAACCGATATTGATACCGATTCAATTGATACCCTGCAGGGCTATACACGTTTGATTTATGCGCCGTCATTCGAACGGGAAGCAGATTATGTCGGTTTGTATATGATCGCGCGGGCAGGTTTTGATACGTCAAAATCCGCCAATTTCTGGCGTCGCATGTCGGCAGAACATGCGGGTGAATCCGGTGTTGATGTCGAATTTTTAAATTCACACCCATCAAATCCCGATCGTTTTATATCGCTAGAAAAAGCACACAAAGAAATCATGCATAAAAAACGACACAGTTTACCGCTATTGCCTAAAATGGAGGAGGGTAAAACATTACCGCTTGTCGAGACTCCCTATGTTCGCAAAGGTGGAATGCGCTAA
- a CDS encoding CBS domain-containing protein, with translation MRSTTVKEIMTANPVIISPETSLKDASIKMIAIDCGILPVGTKDNITGIITDRDIVIRAVANGKDTSKEKVVNYMTRVLYTCGENDSLEEAADLMRENNVSRLIVTNGSGAVTGILTFGHILRNDANPLEVSKVVQHATRVRAGARPM, from the coding sequence ATGAGATCCACAACAGTCAAAGAGATAATGACCGCCAACCCGGTTATCATATCTCCGGAAACCAGCCTGAAAGACGCATCAATAAAAATGATCGCCATAGATTGCGGTATATTGCCCGTCGGCACAAAGGATAATATCACCGGGATCATCACAGATCGCGACATTGTTATTCGCGCCGTCGCCAACGGCAAAGATACATCCAAGGAAAAAGTCGTGAATTATATGACACGCGTTCTTTACACCTGTGGTGAGAACGATAGCCTTGAAGAAGCCGCCGATCTGATGCGTGAAAACAATGTCAGCCGCCTGATCGTCACCAATGGCTCCGGCGCTGTGACGGGAATATTAACCTTTGGTCATATCCTGCGTAATGACGCCAACCCGTTGGAAGTCTCCAAAGTGGTGCAGCATGCAACGCGAGTCCGTGCCGGTGCGCGACCGATGTGA
- a CDS encoding N-acetylmuramoyl-L-alanine amidase: protein MAGVNKQQAEQAITATLSQKQPMTWQQVYDLQSNLRALDYAPGRSDGDFGSLTSKAVMRFYNDHPDLAADAGSQVRAYLSQNGHASELKALADKNRPQPQNNLSQTFEQSAQSTNKLDSLISNANPLNKAQIKSIQSDLNAQGIQVGIDDGILGPKTASGIVQHLTKNPALIDTMSADLMRDLMRNGQSDALVAITKNSPAIQARIGDMIKANPDLATTTDHAMVSDLQTLLIAGGHGAGGIDGVVGSQTIGAVDRYMAASGEKIDLVRSEPKAAGPIKGAADWLAPASRPVLGDNGFGVANATIERAWANVSRTQVPHGAEFTPVGLQNPGRPLVVIDLGHGEDVKRNNKLDDGAISTHTHGPHMQSGLSETEVVDSLAKPLAARLQEQGYDVAFTRNPGEQFRLEGDKGQTLHKRPEFAHALAREMGASDVMFVSLHANSASNPSANGSDVYINGGNRVATSPDSQALAGKIAGSYHLTPEQSTDIHAADLGVLRHFEKGAPATGHHAAVLLEVGFLSNPNDAKNLAAMTQNPDHHARQIADGIVAYGAEAGLKPQPLMASQSAYSAAFNMAHNNTLGPDQAVPPTPERAPQLAAQGIGL from the coding sequence ATGGCGGGGGTCAATAAGCAACAGGCGGAGCAGGCCATCACGGCCACGCTGTCCCAAAAACAACCCATGACATGGCAACAGGTTTATGACCTGCAAAGCAATTTGCGTGCGCTGGATTATGCGCCGGGCCGATCGGACGGTGATTTTGGTTCCCTGACCAGCAAGGCCGTTATGCGCTTCTATAACGATCATCCGGATCTTGCCGCAGATGCGGGGTCTCAGGTGCGCGCTTATCTGTCCCAAAATGGTCATGCTTCGGAATTAAAGGCGCTGGCCGACAAAAACCGGCCACAACCGCAGAATAACCTTTCACAAACATTTGAACAGTCCGCGCAATCCACCAATAAGTTGGATAGTCTGATTTCTAACGCAAATCCCCTGAATAAAGCGCAGATAAAATCAATTCAGAGCGATTTGAACGCACAAGGCATTCAGGTTGGTATTGATGATGGAATTCTGGGCCCGAAAACAGCCAGCGGGATTGTTCAACATCTGACAAAAAATCCGGCTCTGATCGATACGATGAGCGCGGATCTAATGCGCGATTTAATGCGCAATGGGCAAAGCGACGCACTGGTCGCGATCACAAAAAATTCTCCCGCAATCCAGGCCCGTATTGGCGACATGATCAAGGCCAACCCAGATCTGGCCACCACGACCGACCATGCAATGGTCAGCGATTTGCAAACATTATTGATTGCGGGCGGGCACGGAGCGGGCGGCATTGACGGTGTTGTCGGCAGCCAGACCATAGGTGCCGTAGATCGTTATATGGCGGCCAGTGGTGAAAAAATCGATTTGGTTCGGTCCGAACCAAAAGCCGCAGGCCCAATCAAGGGGGCGGCGGACTGGCTGGCCCCTGCATCGCGTCCGGTTTTGGGGGATAATGGATTTGGTGTCGCCAATGCCACAATTGAACGCGCATGGGCCAATGTGTCACGCACACAGGTGCCTCACGGTGCAGAATTCACCCCGGTGGGTCTGCAAAATCCTGGCCGTCCGCTGGTCGTGATTGATCTGGGGCATGGCGAAGATGTAAAACGCAATAACAAGCTGGACGACGGTGCCATATCGACCCATACCCATGGGCCGCATATGCAAAGCGGATTGAGCGAAACAGAAGTGGTCGATTCATTGGCCAAACCCCTGGCCGCGCGCTTGCAGGAACAGGGATATGACGTTGCCTTTACCCGCAACCCCGGCGAACAATTCCGACTGGAGGGGGATAAGGGCCAGACATTGCACAAACGTCCGGAATTTGCCCACGCACTGGCCCGCGAAATGGGGGCATCCGATGTCATGTTTGTCAGTCTGCACGCCAACAGCGCCAGCAACCCATCCGCCAATGGGTCTGATGTTTATATCAATGGCGGAAACCGCGTTGCGACCTCGCCGGATTCCCAAGCCTTGGCCGGTAAAATTGCCGGCTCATACCATTTAACCCCGGAACAAAGCACAGACATTCACGCTGCTGATCTGGGCGTCTTGCGCCATTTTGAAAAGGGCGCACCGGCAACGGGGCATCATGCGGCCGTTCTTCTGGAGGTTGGATTCCTCAGTAATCCAAACGACGCCAAAAATCTGGCTGCGATGACGCAAAATCCAGACCATCACGCCCGCCAGATTGCCGATGGTATTGTGGCTTATGGGGCCGAAGCCGGATTGAAACCTCAGCCGTTAATGGCCAGCCAGTCCGCGTACAGCGCCGCCTTCAACATGGCGCACAACAACACGCTGGGTCCGGATCAGGCCGTTCCGCCGACGCCGGAACGCGCGCCCCAATTGGCCGCCCAGGGGATCGGGCTTTAA
- a CDS encoding phosphoenolpyruvate carboxylase, translating into MNNQTDTPIQDKSYTRRMERLLTRRYMDMIAAQDPDGFALIKARKDIQHGEDKTTRMRDYIALWDGLSADQQLKLAEHDAKINHLARLARTLATTTVVQAHNKIQTTTAGSIDFVIRRFREEGVAPEQVQQFLDDNAVAWFSITGHPTNPTTVDYTIAQTDVARVIVDPSATPDDLHDALLHLYQTPIVGDRKTPLDEARESINTLNSIYDSALAHRDLFIKALADHGYAAQGVNITRALIVPCSWTLGDADGNPALTAQILADGITLHRQAIADRYKLTLQSIHTDHAPTMQALKHLGDELAQAGPQTRIDSVCQTIQSIITHCPDIAVQAQIQDFRYLLHCFGFGFGTIDIRHNAVDILTAVKHLAVLSGVENEQDIAVMGLDHIQLKLAAWLRDANVLDRMAAITDLPDEESAMIVGRLRVIGQNPDMCEKLIIAETTHPAHALAALLLLKITGNVVADDGARIDLTMLSESVHDLMNLGNTLETLLDNETFRAHVAARGRLLVMIAKSDTTRQDGRGEAEYAQYEAAIDVYRVAEKMRRKYRDLRHVLPSIMNGGGHALQRGGGRVTEIPAVHGRAAADARATDIGPSTLTVQGHQQNVLFCPGPVAVGTMEALAAQNLYSKAGIYGEMPDPVSRPGLNRHHGQYDAWLYAQAAGRAFDALTQKNTAIDELLVHAPWLAMKAGNASSRPAKRGEKMVSPGITPREAVGVAPKALQGRAISGERLTAHACLPIFSVLGLVEAMLSVRDHGRASRNPEKYGDGLHHLYRAHKIHRDGARATLNATIMADFDIAWPLLTGDTRPPRRIVEKLAQQFQHNDPDHQNTPAITLAFLEQYFLDVEKLSYEMVSGQKTKRNFNHGDGLRTLWPELFHEMSVRNRAAEFSRVIECYRTTQMNKNPDTPLDEIQFRITQNLYAAADVVNAPIGILATRTRLEPVYDLRGGVKTRFMKPESYLESDVAGLLSLPPSLL; encoded by the coding sequence ATGAATAATCAGACAGATACCCCCATTCAGGACAAATCATACACCCGCCGGATGGAGCGTTTGCTCACCCGGCGGTATATGGACATGATCGCGGCGCAGGACCCCGATGGTTTTGCGTTGATTAAGGCGCGCAAGGATATTCAGCACGGCGAGGATAAAACCACGCGCATGCGCGATTACATCGCGTTGTGGGACGGATTAAGCGCCGATCAGCAATTAAAGCTGGCCGAACATGATGCGAAGATCAACCATCTGGCCCGGCTGGCGCGGACATTGGCGACCACCACGGTGGTGCAGGCGCATAACAAAATTCAAACCACCACCGCCGGGTCGATTGATTTTGTCATACGGCGTTTTCGCGAGGAAGGCGTCGCCCCGGAACAGGTGCAGCAGTTTTTGGATGATAACGCCGTGGCATGGTTCAGCATTACCGGCCACCCCACCAACCCAACCACCGTGGATTACACCATCGCGCAAACCGATGTGGCACGCGTGATTGTGGACCCATCCGCCACGCCGGATGATTTGCATGATGCCCTGCTCCATCTTTATCAAACGCCGATTGTCGGCGACCGCAAAACACCATTGGATGAAGCGCGGGAGAGTATCAACACCCTGAATTCCATTTACGATTCCGCCTTGGCGCACCGGGATTTGTTTATCAAGGCGCTGGCCGATCATGGGTACGCCGCCCAGGGTGTGAATATCACCCGGGCATTGATCGTGCCCTGTTCGTGGACATTGGGGGACGCCGATGGCAACCCGGCATTAACGGCGCAGATATTGGCGGACGGTATTACCCTGCACCGTCAGGCGATTGCGGATCGTTATAAATTGACTCTGCAATCCATCCACACCGACCACGCGCCCACGATGCAGGCCCTGAAACATTTGGGTGATGAATTGGCGCAGGCCGGACCGCAAACCCGGATTGATTCCGTGTGCCAGACAATTCAATCCATCATCACACACTGTCCCGACATTGCTGTACAGGCGCAGATTCAGGATTTCCGTTATCTGTTGCATTGTTTCGGTTTTGGGTTTGGCACGATTGATATTCGGCACAACGCAGTTGATATTTTGACCGCCGTAAAACATCTGGCCGTTTTATCCGGGGTGGAAAATGAACAGGATATTGCGGTGATGGGGCTGGATCATATCCAGTTGAAATTGGCGGCGTGGTTGCGTGATGCGAATGTGCTGGATCGCATGGCCGCCATCACCGATTTGCCGGACGAAGAATCCGCAATGATTGTCGGGCGGTTGCGGGTGATCGGGCAAAACCCCGATATGTGTGAAAAATTGATTATTGCGGAAACAACGCACCCGGCCCATGCGCTGGCGGCGTTGCTGTTGCTGAAAATCACCGGCAATGTGGTGGCGGATGATGGGGCGCGCATTGACCTGACCATGTTATCGGAATCCGTGCATGATTTGATGAATCTGGGCAATACGCTGGAAACATTACTGGATAACGAAACATTCCGCGCCCATGTCGCCGCGCGCGGGCGGTTGTTGGTGATGATCGCCAAAAGCGACACCACGCGGCAAGACGGACGCGGCGAAGCCGAATATGCCCAATACGAAGCGGCGATTGACGTTTACCGCGTGGCAGAAAAAATGCGGCGGAAATACCGCGATTTGCGCCATGTTTTGCCCAGCATCATGAATGGCGGCGGACATGCGTTACAACGCGGTGGGGGCCGGGTCACCGAAATTCCGGCCGTGCATGGTCGGGCGGCGGCGGATGCGCGGGCGACGGATATTGGCCCATCCACCCTGACCGTTCAGGGGCACCAGCAAAATGTTTTGTTCTGTCCCGGCCCCGTTGCCGTCGGCACGATGGAGGCGCTGGCCGCGCAAAACCTGTACAGCAAGGCGGGCATTTACGGCGAAATGCCCGACCCTGTATCCCGCCCCGGCCTGAACCGTCACCACGGGCAATATGATGCGTGGCTGTACGCGCAAGCCGCGGGCCGCGCCTTTGATGCATTAACGCAGAAAAATACCGCCATTGATGAATTATTGGTCCATGCGCCATGGCTGGCCATGAAGGCCGGTAATGCCAGCTCCCGCCCGGCCAAGCGCGGCGAGAAAATGGTCAGCCCCGGCATTACCCCGCGCGAAGCCGTCGGCGTTGCCCCCAAGGCGTTGCAGGGGCGGGCCATTTCCGGTGAACGGTTGACGGCGCATGCGTGCCTACCAATTTTTTCCGTTCTGGGTTTGGTTGAGGCGATGCTCAGCGTGCGCGACCATGGCCGCGCCAGTCGGAACCCGGAAAAATACGGTGATGGCTTGCACCATCTATATCGCGCGCACAAAATTCACCGCGATGGGGCCAGGGCAACGTTGAATGCGACGATTATGGCGGATTTTGATATTGCATGGCCGTTATTAACCGGCGATACCCGCCCACCGCGCAGGATTGTTGAAAAACTGGCCCAGCAATTCCAGCACAATGACCCGGACCATCAGAACACGCCCGCAATCACGCTGGCGTTTCTGGAGCAATACTTCCTGGATGTTGAAAAATTAAGTTATGAAATGGTGTCGGGGCAAAAAACGAAAAGGAATTTCAACCATGGCGACGGTTTGCGAACCCTGTGGCCGGAATTGTTTCATGAAATGTCTGTCCGTAACCGGGCCGCAGAATTTTCCCGTGTTATTGAATGTTATCGCACAACACAGATGAACAAAAATCCGGATACACCATTGGATGAAATCCAATTCCGTATCACACAGAACTTATACGCCGCCGCCGATGTTGTGAATGCGCCGATTGGCATTTTGGCCACGCGCACCCGGCTGGAACCGGTTTATGATTTACGCGGCGGCGTGAAAACGCGTTTTATGAAACCGGAAAGCTATCTGGAAAGCGATGTGGCGGGGTTGCTGTCCCTGCCCCCATCTCTGCTTTAA
- a CDS encoding YdcF family protein, with protein sequence MTFWLSKILWAVISPMNMAAILLVFGVGLGPFFRRVGYGFCACALAIIVVFGVLPTGSNLVVWLERQIPAPASLPDDVTGILVLGGMFETRLYNEVSGPQLNENVDRALKAMEIGRKYPQAKIVFSGGTGFLTDNARTEDMDIADFLARQGYPLDNVIFENQSRNTYENILDSKELIQPGIGERWILITSAYHMPRAMAVIEELGWGTVIIPVPVDYRTNGQYRIAPRRLDVLGELYRSTIAIKEIIGLNAYRFLGRA encoded by the coding sequence ATGACATTCTGGCTTTCAAAAATCCTGTGGGCGGTGATCAGCCCGATGAATATGGCCGCCATCCTGTTGGTTTTCGGGGTGGGGTTGGGGCCGTTTTTTCGGCGGGTCGGGTATGGGTTTTGTGCCTGTGCGTTGGCCATTATTGTGGTTTTTGGGGTTTTGCCGACGGGGTCGAACCTGGTCGTCTGGCTGGAACGGCAAATTCCGGCCCCGGCCAGCCTGCCCGATGATGTGACGGGCATTCTGGTGTTGGGCGGGATGTTTGAAACGCGCCTGTATAATGAAGTGTCCGGGCCGCAATTGAATGAGAATGTGGATCGCGCGCTCAAGGCTATGGAAATTGGGCGCAAATACCCGCAGGCCAAAATTGTGTTCAGCGGCGGCACCGGGTTCCTGACCGACAATGCCCGGACCGAGGATATGGACATCGCCGATTTTCTGGCGCGGCAGGGCTATCCGCTGGACAATGTGATTTTCGAAAATCAATCCCGCAATACTTATGAAAATATTCTGGACAGCAAAGAGCTGATCCAGCCGGGCATTGGCGAGCGATGGATCCTGATCACATCGGCCTATCATATGCCGCGGGCCATGGCGGTGATTGAGGAATTGGGCTGGGGCACGGTCATTATTCCGGTGCCGGTCGATTACCGGACCAATGGCCAATATCGCATCGCACCACGGCGTCTGGATGTTCTGGGTGAACTCTATCGGTCGACGATTGCTATAAAAGAAATCATAGGATTAAATGCGTATAGATTCTTGGGGAGAGCATAA
- a CDS encoding lytic murein transglycosylase, translating into MRKILSYFALSLSLSGMFAGSALAQGASFPDWLRNFKSEAAREGVSQQTIDAVLGGISPIQRVIDLDRKQPEGKIGFAKYKSNVITQGRIDEGRSLLRQHWNDLKRIESQYGVPPQYVVALWGMETSYGKNTGGFDVVDALATLAWEGRRAEFFKKELLDALKIIDQGHTSADNMRGSWAGAMGQCQFMPSSFRNFAVDYNGDGRKDIWGTRADVFASAANYLSKSGWKHDERWGRKVSAPAGLPKGLETRKSISEWARLGVKQVDGSPLPKSDTIMASLVVPEGGNGEAYLAYDNYRVIMKWNRSIYFATSVGLLADLIAKGAPTHLNP; encoded by the coding sequence ATGCGCAAAATTTTGTCGTATTTCGCTTTGTCTTTGTCACTGTCCGGCATGTTCGCGGGCAGCGCGCTGGCGCAGGGGGCAAGCTTTCCCGACTGGCTGCGCAATTTCAAAAGCGAAGCCGCGCGCGAAGGCGTGTCGCAACAGACCATTGATGCCGTCTTGGGCGGGATCAGCCCGATCCAGCGCGTCATCGACCTGGACCGCAAACAGCCCGAGGGCAAAATCGGTTTCGCCAAATACAAATCCAACGTCATCACCCAAGGCCGCATTGATGAGGGGCGCAGCCTGTTGCGCCAGCATTGGAACGACCTGAAACGCATTGAAAGCCAATATGGCGTGCCGCCGCAATATGTGGTCGCGCTGTGGGGCATGGAAACCAGCTATGGTAAAAACACGGGCGGGTTTGATGTTGTTGACGCGCTGGCCACACTGGCATGGGAAGGGCGCCGGGCGGAGTTTTTCAAGAAAGAATTGCTGGATGCCCTGAAAATCATCGACCAGGGCCACACCAGCGCCGATAACATGCGCGGGTCATGGGCCGGGGCCATGGGGCAATGCCAATTTATGCCGTCCAGCTTCCGCAACTTTGCCGTCGATTATAACGGTGACGGGCGCAAGGATATTTGGGGTACGCGCGCCGATGTGTTTGCATCCGCCGCGAATTACCTGTCGAAAAGCGGGTGGAAACATGACGAGCGTTGGGGCCGCAAGGTGTCGGCACCGGCTGGTCTGCCCAAGGGTTTGGAAACACGCAAAAGCATATCCGAATGGGCGCGATTGGGTGTGAAACAGGTCGATGGTTCACCCCTGCCGAAATCGGATACCATCATGGCCTCGCTGGTCGTGCCGGAAGGCGGAAATGGCGAAGCGTATCTGGCGTATGACAATTACCGCGTGATCATGAAATGGAACCGTTCGATTTATTTCGCAACGTCCGTTGGCCTGTTGGCTGATCTGATTGCCAAGGGTGCGCCGACGCACCTGAACCCATAA
- a CDS encoding septal ring lytic transglycosylase RlpA family protein translates to MKKFFLLVVASLFLSACTEMEYASHLTKQAMGPDGQYASNTGGSVGHTKLPDGKTHEGLYKVGKPYKIEGQWYYPKETYSHVETGIASWYGPGFDGKRTASGEIFNSDELTAAHRTLQMPSLVRVTNLDNGKAVIVRVNDRGPYKRGRVIDLSKRAADLLGFRNLGTAKVKIELLPEESLMAANMAKQGQSTKGIELAANNGKLSAPTAQRGSVQTASLNNDTSIVGRPASVESEVLPPGHTDATGRYLPDPIVTQMPVTRTGIYVQAGAFTVRENAENLKNTLGSLGSVSVHTANVKGQQFYRVRIGPVADVTAADKMLNTVVGMGHNNALIVVD, encoded by the coding sequence ATGAAAAAGTTTTTCCTGCTGGTTGTTGCATCGCTGTTCCTGTCCGCCTGTACCGAAATGGAATATGCGTCGCACCTGACGAAGCAAGCGATGGGCCCGGATGGACAATACGCATCAAACACTGGCGGCAGTGTCGGGCACACCAAACTGCCCGATGGAAAGACGCATGAAGGTCTGTACAAGGTTGGCAAGCCGTACAAGATCGAAGGGCAGTGGTATTACCCAAAGGAAACCTATAGCCATGTGGAAACGGGTATCGCGTCATGGTACGGCCCCGGTTTCGATGGCAAACGCACGGCCAGCGGTGAAATTTTCAACAGTGATGAATTGACCGCCGCGCACCGCACGTTGCAAATGCCCTCGCTGGTACGTGTCACCAATCTGGATAATGGTAAAGCGGTTATTGTCCGCGTGAATGATCGTGGCCCATATAAGCGGGGCCGCGTCATCGACCTGTCAAAACGCGCCGCCGATTTGCTGGGCTTCCGCAATCTGGGCACGGCCAAGGTGAAAATTGAATTGCTGCCGGAGGAAAGCCTGATGGCCGCCAACATGGCGAAGCAGGGACAAAGCACCAAGGGCATCGAACTGGCTGCGAATAATGGCAAGCTGTCGGCACCAACGGCGCAGCGCGGCAGTGTCCAGACCGCATCGCTGAACAACGACACATCCATCGTCGGTCGTCCGGCCAGTGTTGAAAGCGAAGTTTTACCGCCGGGCCATACCGATGCCACGGGCCGGTATCTGCCTGACCCGATTGTGACCCAGATGCCCGTCACCCGCACCGGAATTTATGTACAGGCCGGGGCCTTTACCGTGCGTGAAAATGCGGAAAACCTGAAAAACACGCTCGGCTCGCTGGGGTCCGTTTCGGTTCACACGGCCAATGTGAAGGGGCAGCAATTCTACCGCGTCCGTATCGGCCCGGTCGCCGATGTCACCGCCGCGGATAAAATGCTGAACACCGTGGTCGGCATGGGGCATAACAATGCCCTGATCGTGGTGGACTAA